From a region of the Burkholderia lata genome:
- a CDS encoding ABC transporter permease: MTIAPSSPSNAALKRELKAAEARKRTMALLLVAPLAIFLLLIFVVPIGTLLTRAVQNPEIATALPNTVRALSGWDRKTPPADAAYVALAADMTKVADSEAMGALARRLNTEIPGYRSLVAKTARAMPLKGEGDAALTPAQTREKIVELDSRWGDVAYWQSIAKNGSQVSPFYLLAALDHKQDGFGNIVQADPDQSIYLAIFGRTFVIGVAVTLFALLLGYPLAYWISTLSERRANLVMILVLIPFWTSVLVRVAAWIVLLQSEGLVNKALIGSGLISHPLTLLFNRVGVYISMTHILLPFMILPLYSVMKSIPPTYQRAAVSLGSHPFAAFWRVYVPQTYPGVGAGALLVFILAIGYYITPALLGGPNDQMVSYYVAYFTNVTINWGMACALGGLLLAATLVLYAVYGRFTRTNVSLG; this comes from the coding sequence ATGACGATCGCGCCTTCCTCGCCGTCGAACGCCGCGCTCAAGCGCGAGCTGAAGGCCGCCGAGGCCCGCAAGCGCACGATGGCACTGCTGCTGGTCGCGCCGCTCGCGATTTTCCTGCTGCTGATTTTCGTCGTGCCGATCGGCACGCTGCTCACGCGCGCGGTACAGAACCCGGAGATCGCGACCGCGTTGCCGAACACGGTCAGGGCGCTGTCGGGCTGGGACCGCAAGACGCCGCCGGCCGACGCCGCGTATGTCGCACTCGCGGCCGACATGACGAAGGTGGCCGACAGCGAGGCGATGGGTGCGCTCGCGCGACGCCTGAACACCGAGATTCCCGGCTATCGCTCGCTCGTCGCGAAGACGGCGCGCGCGATGCCGCTGAAGGGCGAGGGCGACGCGGCGCTGACGCCCGCGCAGACGCGCGAAAAAATCGTCGAACTCGATTCGCGCTGGGGCGACGTCGCGTACTGGCAGTCGATCGCGAAGAACGGCAGCCAGGTGTCGCCGTTCTACCTGCTCGCCGCGCTCGACCACAAGCAGGACGGCTTCGGCAACATCGTGCAGGCCGATCCCGACCAGTCGATCTATCTCGCGATCTTCGGCCGCACGTTCGTGATCGGCGTCGCCGTCACGTTGTTCGCGCTGCTGCTGGGCTATCCGCTCGCGTACTGGATCTCGACGCTGTCGGAGCGTCGTGCAAACCTCGTGATGATCCTCGTGCTGATTCCGTTCTGGACGTCGGTGCTCGTGCGGGTCGCCGCGTGGATCGTGCTGCTGCAGAGCGAAGGGCTCGTCAACAAGGCGCTGATCGGCAGCGGGCTGATCTCGCATCCGCTGACGCTGCTGTTCAACCGCGTCGGCGTATACATCTCGATGACGCACATCCTGCTGCCGTTCATGATCCTGCCGCTCTACAGCGTGATGAAGTCGATCCCGCCGACCTACCAGCGCGCAGCCGTGTCGCTCGGCAGCCATCCGTTCGCCGCGTTCTGGCGCGTGTACGTGCCGCAGACCTACCCGGGCGTCGGCGCGGGCGCGCTGCTCGTGTTCATCCTCGCGATCGGCTACTACATCACGCCCGCGCTGCTCGGCGGGCCGAACGACCAGATGGTCAGCTACTACGTCGCGTACTTCACGAACGTGACGATCAACTGGGGCATGGCGTGTGCGCTCGGCGGGTTGCTGCTCGCGGCAACGCTGGTGCTGTACGCGGTGTACGGGCGCTTCACGCGCACCAACGTGAGCCTCGGTTGA